One window of the Puntigrus tetrazona isolate hp1 chromosome 13, ASM1883169v1, whole genome shotgun sequence genome contains the following:
- the ap5s1 gene encoding AP-5 complex subunit sigma-1 isoform X1 — MVICFLIHTVCPVSALSAGESRILYARAFGPETGDGDFTPEQRRLMQKEKLHVVARQVRSAVALSREASGGLGVEAVLGEEAAALGEADSGVFSLGDAELFPDRAVVLWLGVHSLAFTLVCRSHENLLLAEGALRNIARHCLEELRLLGTGAEVLLKSDRVDALLHRLLPHGQLLFLNHRFASALDKEISSYVSK, encoded by the exons ATGGTGATTTGCTTCTTAATCCACACGGTGTGTCCGGTGAGCGCGCTCTCCGCAGGCGAGAGTCGGATACTGTACGCGCGCGCGTTCGGACCCGAGACCGGAGACGGTGACTTCACACCGGAGCAGAGGCGACTGATGCAGAAAGAGAAGCTCCACGTGGTGGCGAG GCAGGTGAGGAGTGCTGTGGCTCTGAGTCGGGAGGCCTCGGGCGGTTTGGGTGTGGAGGCGGTGCTGGGTGAGGAGGCCGCAGCTCTGGGTGAAGCTGACAGCGGAGTGTTTTCCCTGGGCGATGCAGAGCTCTTCCCAGACCGCGCTGTTGTTCTGTGGCTGGGGGTTCATTCTCTGGCGTTCACTCTGGTCTGCAGATCACACGAAAACCTGCTGCTCGCAGAGGGAGCGCTTCGCAACATCGCCCGTCACTGCCTGGAGGAGCTACGTCTGCTGGGAACCGGTGCTGAG GTGTTGCTGAAAAGTGATCGCGTGGATGCATTGTTGCACAGACTGCTTCCCCACGGTCAGCTCCTCTTCCTCAACCACCGTTTTGCCTCAGCCCTGGATAAAGAGATATCAAGCTACGTGAGCAAATGA
- the ap5s1 gene encoding AP-5 complex subunit sigma-1 isoform X2 translates to MVICFLIHTVCPVSALSAGESRILYARAFGPETGDGDFTPEQRRLMQKEKLHVVARQVRSAVALSREASGGLGVEAVLGEEAAALGEADSGVFSLGDAELFPDRAVVLWLGVHSLAFTLVCRSHENLLLAEGALRNIARHCLEELRLLGTGAEMAHCSSG, encoded by the exons ATGGTGATTTGCTTCTTAATCCACACGGTGTGTCCGGTGAGCGCGCTCTCCGCAGGCGAGAGTCGGATACTGTACGCGCGCGCGTTCGGACCCGAGACCGGAGACGGTGACTTCACACCGGAGCAGAGGCGACTGATGCAGAAAGAGAAGCTCCACGTGGTGGCGAG GCAGGTGAGGAGTGCTGTGGCTCTGAGTCGGGAGGCCTCGGGCGGTTTGGGTGTGGAGGCGGTGCTGGGTGAGGAGGCCGCAGCTCTGGGTGAAGCTGACAGCGGAGTGTTTTCCCTGGGCGATGCAGAGCTCTTCCCAGACCGCGCTGTTGTTCTGTGGCTGGGGGTTCATTCTCTGGCGTTCACTCTGGTCTGCAGATCACACGAAAACCTGCTGCTCGCAGAGGGAGCGCTTCGCAACATCGCCCGTCACTGCCTGGAGGAGCTACGTCTGCTGGGAACCGGTGCTGAG